In Nymphaea colorata isolate Beijing-Zhang1983 chromosome 5, ASM883128v2, whole genome shotgun sequence, one genomic interval encodes:
- the LOC116253928 gene encoding uncharacterized protein LOC116253928 isoform X1, whose product MMLGHEKYTSSSTSKAKRKRGISWAEKSNRLAQQVGRAREAERGAIGELCQPRLNSSDIHIAGATSEIDASGCLVSIYGLVKQFGRISADPTLIQLSWVPTFSCRSEVSRAEVGGRQAQCPSQIFKILKLYIYNLKILV is encoded by the exons ATGATGTTAGGACACGAGAAGTACACCTCCTCCTCCACTTCAAAAGCCAAGCGAAAGAGGGGAATTTCCTGGGCCGAGAAGAGTAATAGGTTAGCTCAACAGGTGGGAAGAGCAAGAGAGGCGGAAAGAGGAGCGATCGGTGAGCTCTGCCAGCCGag GTTGAATAGTTCAGACATCCATATTGCTGGTGCTACAAGTGAGATTGATGCTTCAGGCTGCCTAGTGTCCATCTATGGTCTGGTGAAACAG TTTGGCCGGATATCGGCTGATCCCACTTTGATCCAACTGAGTTGGGTACCGACTTTCTCATGTAGATCAGAGGTCAGCAGGGCAGAGGTAGGAGGCCGGCAGGCGCAATGCCCCtctcagatttttaaaattttaaaactttacatatacaatttaaaaattttagtttaa